The Acidobacteriota bacterium DNA segment CTGGGCTTTGCCTGGGATCCATTCAATGACGGCAAATCGGTGATTCGGGCCTTCGGCGGTATTTATTATGCCCGGACTCCAGCGCTCTTGCTGGCGTCACCAATGAACAACTTCCGCGCCCAACCCGGTGACGTTTCCCTGTTGTTCCCGTTGTTTGTTGCTGGGAATCCCAACAACACGGTGTATAAGCAGTTTAAATTGATCGGGATTGACCTCAACAACTTCCCGCTTGATGGCCTGCCGCGTCTGACACCAGAGCAGGCACAGCAAATTGCGACCGCCCTTGGATTGGCGGTTGATCCAACCCGTGGTGCGAGCGTCATTGGGGTGTCGCCAAACTTTGAAAACCCACGTGCCTATCAGGCAGGTATCGGTTTTGAACGTGAAGTGGCCCAGGGCGTTACGTTCGGTGCTGACTTCCAGTATGTCAATACCGTCCATTTAGAGCGCAATGCCGACTTGAACATTCCGGCGCCAACCGTCCGTCCCAGCTCGGTTGATCCGGCCTTGCGTCCGTTCTATGACCTGCGCAACCGGCCACGCCCGGAACCAACCCTCAATCAAATTCAAATCCGCGATTCGTCAGCCCGGTCACTGTATCGTGCGTTGACGTTGAGCTCCAAAGTTCAGCGCAAGTGGGGACAGGTCAACCTGTTCTACACGTTGAGCTTTAACTACTCGGATGACGACAACGAACGCAGCGCCGGCGGTGTGACCTATGCCGATAGCTTCAATCTGCAACCGGAATACAACTACAACGAGTTGGATCGCCGGCATCAGTTTGTGGCCAACCCGGTGATCTTCCTGCCGTTCGGCTTTGATGTGGCCAGCGCCGTGCGCCTCCAGTCCGGTACGCCGTTTGATGCGACTGCCGGAACGGACCTCAACGGTGACCTGGTCAATAACGACCGTCCATACAGCGGACCAAATCAGCCATTCCTTCGAAACCAGTTCCGCAACCTGCGCCGGTACAACGTTGACCTGCGGGTCCAGAAGCACATCACTTTCCTGGAAACCCACAAGTTGACGTTCTCGGTTGAATTCTTCAACCTGTTTAATGCCATGAACTTGCAGTATGCCGGAGTCCAACGGCAGTTCTGCTCAGGCACCATCGGCAACGACTGCGGGTTCCGCGGACCAACCAACCTCAACTTCATGCAAGTGCGCGATCAAATCCCAACCTCACCAACGCTGGGTCGTTTGTTGACCGGGAACACCGTGTCAACTCCGTTCCAGATGCAGTTGGGCCTCCGCTATCAGTTCTAATTTGAATGTTTTCCTTATCGGGGGAAATATCAAATTGTGCGTGAATGACACAAGAGCGTCGTTTCCGGGGAACCAGAAGCGGCGCTCTTTTCTTTGCTTGCCGCAACTTCAAAAAAAGAAAGAAAAACGGATGAAAAACCTACTGGTTGTTTTGTGTCTCTGTCTTGGTCTGGTCCCGGTATGTGCCCAACAAATTCTTCCCAATCCCAAACCCTGGTTGCGATCAGGCCCAATGCTCGGCTATAGCGAATTAACGGAAACCGTCATCTGGCTGCAAACCATCCGGTCTGCCCGGGTTCAGATTCGGTTTTGGAAGCAGGGCCAGCCGGCTTCCTCACGGATGACTTCGGAAATCGAAACGACAGCGGCTGGTGACCATATTGCCCGATTTGTGATTTCTCAACTCGAATTTGGCACCAAATATGACTATGAAGTGTATTTAGATGGGTTGCGGGTGGATTTGCTCTATCAGACAACCTTCCAGACTCAGCGGATGTGGAAATGGCGAGGCGACCCGCCAGCCGTTCGGATTGCCATGGGGTCCTGTGCCTATATCAACGACCCGCCCTATGACCGCCCCGGCCAGGAATATGGCCGCAAAGTCCAAATTTTCACCAGTATCGCCGCCCTCCACCCGGATGCCATGCTCTGGCTTGGGGACAATACCTATTACCGTGAAGGCGACTGGGCAACTGAAGGCGGCATGCGATATCGGTATGCCCACACGCGGGCCACGGCGGAAATGCAACCGCTGCTGGCCTCAACCCATAATTATGCGATCTGGGATGACCACGATTATGGGTCAAACGATGGGGACCGGAATTTTCGTGGGAAGGCGGTGTCATTGCAGATCTTTAAGGACTACTGGGCTAATCAAGCCTATGGGACACCCGAAACCCCTGGGGTCTTCAGCCGGTTTGAGTTTTCAGATATTGATTTTTTCTTTCTCGATGATCGCTATTACCGGGCGCCAAATAACTTTCCGGAAGGCCCTGACCAGGTCATGTTTGGTGATGCCCAGATGAAATGGCTGATGGACGGGCTGACATCAAGCGAAGCCACGTTCAAGGTGATCGTCGGAGGCAACCAGATGATGAACAACCCAACCCAGTTTGAGTCATTTAGCAAATACCCACAGGAAATGAACGGGTTCTTTGATTTCCTGCGCCGCGCCAAAATCAAAGGGGTTTTATTTATCTCTGGGGATCGTCACCATACTGAACTGATCAAACGGGTCGAACCCGGCCTCTATCCACTCTATGACCTGACGGCCAGTCCGCTGACCTCTGGGAGCGGTCCGCATCCAGGTGAAGAAAATAACCCGCTTCGGGTGCCTGGAACCTGGGTTACTGAGCAGCAGAATTTCAGTGTGATGGAAGTGACCGGGACGAAAGATGAGCGCGTTATGACGCTCAGGACACTTGACACCGAAGGAAAAGAGTTATGGAAATACACCATTTCAGCGGCTGAACTGGTTTTTCCACCTGATCCACCTCAGGGACACCGGAACACAAAGGACAAAAGGACAAAAAATTGAAAATTTTGAGCTTCAATCTCTGAGTCTTCACCCCTGAGCTCTGAGTTTTGACGGCTATTAAATCCAATTTTCTGGAAACAAACCGATGCTAGTGGAAGAGATTTCCACAGTGTCGGTTTCTTTTTTTTCAGAAAAATAGGAAAACAGCAAGTCATTGGAAAATTTGGATTTTTTATTCAGATTTTTGGAAGATTTCCGGAAAGTGATTCATTTGAATAACTTCAAAAAACTGTCTTGGGAATTCTAAGTATTGAATTCAAAAGCCCTCCCTTCAAAGTCGGAAAGACTGGTTGGAACTGGCACGGGAGTTGCCGCTTTCAACGGGATATCTATGGCCAACAACCAATCCGGTTCTCATCGGTCATATCTCAAAGCGAACTGAACACAAAAAAAACTGTCGAAACACCTCACACTTGAAGGGAGAAGTTTATGAATCCGACGAATCTGACACGCAGGTGTCTGAGTGTGTTTGTGCTGGTGAGTACGCTGCTTTGTTTACCAGTCCTGTTGGGAACAAGCTTTGCGGCTTCAGCGCAGACCACTGCAGGCCGCCTGGTGGTAACCGTCAAGGATCCAACTGACGCGGTTGTCGCCGGTGCGACAGTAACTGCCACCAATGAAGGGACAACACAATCGATCACCGTCACGACCAATGAAAAGGGCGTGGCGATTTTCCCGCAGTTGCTGGTTGCAACCTACACCGTGGTTGCTGAAGCAGAAGGATTCCAAAAGACGCAGACGGAAGGTCTGAAAATTGACGTCGGTCAGGAATATGGCGCCGTGTTGGTGCTCCAGCCTGGCGTCGCCGAAAACATCATCACCGTGACAGCGGGTGAAGCGCTGGTGCAGACCACCAACGCCGAACTGGCTTCAACCGTGAACCAGAAGCAAGTGCAGGAACTGCCGCTTGATGGTCGTAACCCGCTGGCGTTGATCCAGTTGCAGGCTGGTGTGAACCAGTCCGGGAACACCACAACCGTCATCAATGGCTTCCGTACATCAACCTCAACCCTGACCCAGGATGGGATCAACATTCAGGACAACTTCATCCGCGCGAATGCGTTGGACTTCTCGCCCAACCGGACGAGCGTTGCCCAGACGGCTGAATTCACCGTCATCACCCAGAACCCGGACGCCTCAGTCGCCGGTTCATCTTCGGTGCGTGGCGTGACCCCGTCAGGGACGAACGAACTCCACGGTTCGGTGTTTGAATACCACCGCAACGATGCTGTGGGCGCCAACACCTTCTTCAACAATGCCAACAAGGTTGAACGGCCAAAATTGATCCGGAATCAGTTTGGGTTCACGCTCAGCGGACCAGTCGTGATTCCAAAAGTCGTCAACGGCAAAGACAAACTGTTTTTCTTTGGTTTTTATGAAGGCTTCCGTGAACGCGCCGGGAACCCCAGCCTGATCACGACCTTGTTGCCCAATGCCCGCCAGGGTGTGTTTACCTATCGTGACAACCAGGGCCAGCAGCGCACGATCAACGTGCTCGGATTGCGCGACCTGTCAGCCGATCCATTTATGCAGAACATCATCTCCCGCCTGCCTGGTGCCAATACCATTGAAGGTGGAGATGGACTCAACACGGCTGGGTTCCGTCTGAATCAGTCAGACTTCCGGAATCGCAACGTGGGCGGCGGACGTGTTGATTACAGCATCAACGCCAGTCATCGTCTGGAAGGTATCTATAACTACACCAATGAAAAAGATGCCCGGACCGACATTGACAGCATCAACCAGATTCCAAAAGCCAGCACTGATTCAAATGTGAATTTTGCGGTTGGGGCGTGGAACTGGCAGGTCAACAACAACCTCAATAACGAAGTCCGCATCGGCGGCAACCGAAGCGCGGTGAACTTCAACACGAGCGAAGATCCATTTGATTTCTTCACGGTGTCAAACCTGTTTACGGATCCGATTGTTCAGTTCCAGCCACAGGGCCGGACCACCACCGTGCTCAGCTTTATTGATAACGCCGCTTTTACCAAAGGCGACCACTTCATCCGTTTTGGTGGTCAGTTTGACCGGACGCGCGTGCGATCCTTCAACTTTGGCGGTGTCACTCCAACCTTTGGGTTGGGTTTTAGCGCCAATGCTGAAATTGATGCCTTGACCTCACGCGATTTCCCAGGTGGGATTGATGCGTTCCAGTTGTCAATCGCCAATGGGTTGCTGGCTGACGTGGCTGGGGTGCTGGCCAATTCTGCCCGGACCTTTAACGTGTCGTCACAGAACTCAGGGTTTGTGCCTGGTGCGGGCGAAGTCCGCAACTTCCAAACCCGCTCCTATGCGTCCTATGTGACCGATTCATGGCGTGTTCACCCTCGCCTGACAGTCAATGCCGGTCTGCGATATGACTACTACACACCGCTCCGCGAAGAAAACAACCTGGCCCTGTTGCCGGTGACCAATGGACGGGGTGCGATTGAAACGGTGCTCGATCCAAACGGCACCTATGATTTCGTGGATGGATTTTACAGCAGCCCGGACCGCAACAACTTTGCACCGAGCGTGAGCGTCGCCTGGGATATCCCAGGGTTGGGCCGTCAGACGGTGCTGCGTGGCGGTTACTCACTGACCTATGTCAACGACGAAATCATCCGTGCGGCTGACAACGCCGCCAGTGGAAACGATGGTTTGCAGGCTGGGGTCAGCAATACCGCAATCTTTGGATTTGTGAACCGAGATGCTTCAAACTTGATCGGTTCATCCCTGGCCACCCCTGAATTTAAAGTCCCACGTAGCTACCTGGACAACTTCAATCTGGATCCAGCTTCGGCTGCGTTTTTGGTGGATCCAGAACTGGTGACCCCATACTACCATCAGTGGAACGTCAGCCTGGAACGTGAACTCAGTTCCAACATGAGCCTGGCGATTCGTTATGTTGGCAACCGCTCGGACAATCTGGTGCGCGGGATTGACTATAACCAGCTTGATGTCCGCTCCAACGGCTTTGCCGCAGACGTGCTGCGGGCACGCAGCAATGGCTTCCTGGCATTGGCCCAAACCGGTCGGTTTGATCCCCGGTTTAACCCGAACATCGCGGGCAGCCAGCAACTGCTGGTGTTCCCGAACCTGACGGCTGGTGGCTTGCTGACCAACACCGGTACGATTCAGCCGCTGATTCAGCGTGGTGAAGCCGGTACGCTGGCTCAGGTCTACTTTCTCAATGGATTGAATGGTTCAGTTCAATTCACGCCAAACCCGAACATTTTTGTGGCCGACGTGCTGCAAAATGATGGGTTCTCAAACTATCACTCACTGCAAATCGAATTCCGCCGCCGCTTCTCACAGGGACTCCAGGTCCAGGCCAACTATGCCTGGGGCAAATCCTTGACGGATGTTGCGACGTCACCATCAGGCGGAAACGACAACCAGACCCGCTTTAGTCCATTTCTTGACAATGCACAGCCACAGTTGGAACGGTCACGGGCTGATTTTGATATTCCGCACACCTTCAAGACCAACTTCCTGTATGAATTGCCGTTTGGCCCAGGGAAGAAATTCAACCCAGGAAACCGCATTCTGCGGAAATTTGTCGAAGGCTTCCAGGTGACCTCAATCATCACCTATCAATCAGGAAACAACCTGTCATTCCTGTCAGGTCGTGGAACGCTCAACCGTGGTGGCCGCTCTGGCACCAACAACACGGCTGACACTTCACTCACCAACGATCAACTCAAAGACCTGCTGGGCGTTTTCCAGAATGAACGCGGGATCTTCTTCATCAACCCATCCGTGATTGGTCGTGATGGTCGGGCGGTGGCGGCGGATGGAACTTCTCCATTTGCCGGTCAGGTGTTCTTCAATCCAAATGCGGGTTCAGTGGGCTCCCTCGAACGGTTGGCCTTTAATGGTCCAAGCCAGTTCTTTTGGGATTTCAGCGTGATCAAGCGCACCAGCATCACTGAATCAACCAATGTTGAATTCCGAGCTGAATTCTTCAACGTGCTCAACCGGACCCAATTCTTCATTGGTAACCAGAACATCAACAGCACCAATTTTGGTCGCATCACCTCAACCTTTGACCCACGCGTGGTCCAGTTTGCGCTGAAGTTGAATTTCTAATTGTGAGAGTTCAGGGTGAAGGCCCCTTGAGCCGATTGCTCAAGGGGCCTGTGCCCTGATTCAACAATGGGACTACTGGAGAGGAAAAAAACCGAGAACATCAAAACAAAAATAACTTGTTGTCTCCAAAAAATGTGAAGCCCGTTGGTTTTCTCCAACGGGCTTTTTTTCTGCTCCTATGGAAAGGATGATCTTTCTTTTGGGTTGATTTCTGTTCACGGGATGCCAAGAATAGGCGGGTTCCGGGTTTTCAGAAGGGATGAGGGATGAGGGATGAGGGATGAAAAAAATCACCTTGTCACCTTGTCACCTTGTCATTTTGTCCGGGTTCCGGGTCTTCGATTTAGGTCCTTTTCGTCCTTTTCGTCCTTTTCGTCCTTTTCGTCCTTTTTGTCCTTTTCATTGTTTTCCCCAAACCCCGAACCCTGAACCCTGAACCCTCAATGGTATTATCCTATGAGTTCTCAAAAATACATTCTGGCACTTGATCAAGGCACAACCAGTTCCCGTGCGATTCTGTTTCATCAGCAAGGGCAACCGGTTGGAATATCACAGAGACCATTTGAGCAGATTTACCCAAAGCCGGGGTGGGTCGAGCACCATCCAGATGATATCTGGTCGTCCCAACTTGGAGCCGCCAGGGATTTGCTTCGTCACCATCATCTCACGGCAGCCGATATTGCTGCGATTGGGGTGACCAATCAGCGAGAAACAACAATTGTCTGGGATCGAAAAACGGGCCAGCCGATCCACAATGCGATTGTCTGGCAGTGCCGGCGCACGGCGGACCGATGCGACTCTCTCAGGCAAAGCCGCCACAGAGCACTGATTCAGGAAAAAACCGGGTTGATTGTGGACGCCTACTTTTCAGCCAGTAAACTTGAGTGGCTGCTTGATCACATTCCACAGGCCCGCCAACGAGCTGAAGCCGGAGACCTGCTCTTTGGCACGGTGGATAGCTGGTTGATCTGGAATTTGACCGGAGGCCGTGTTCATGCCACAGATGTTTCCAATGCCAGTCGGACGATGCTCTTCAATATTCACACGGCGCAGTGGGACGACGAGCTCCTCAATCTCTTCAATATTCCGCGTGCGATTTTACCTGCGGTGGTGCCTTCAAGCCTGGTGATTGGGGAAACTGACCCACAGCTCTTTGGTGGAGGAATCCCGATCTCTGGCGTTGCCGGTGACCAGCAAGCCGCTCTGTTTGGTCAGATTTGCACCCATCCTGGACTGGCCAAAAACACCTATGGCACTGGTTGTTTTATGTTGATGAACACCGGGACCCAGGCCGTGACGTCAAACCATTCACTGCTGACAACGGTTGCCTGGAAATTAGGTGAATCCGGGGAATTGAACTATGCCCTGGAAGGAAGCGTGTTTATTGCTGGTGCCGTGATGCAGTGGCTTCGGGATGGCCTGCAAATCATTGGAAATGCGGCTGAATCAGATGCGGTAGCTCAAACTGTGACTGATACCGGCGGCGTGTATTTTGTACCGGCGTTTGTTGGGTTGGGTGCGCCATACTGGGACCAGCAAGCGCGTGGGACAATTACCGGATTGACCCGTGGTACCACCCGTGCCCATCTGGTTCGTGCCGGGTTGGAATCAATTGCCTACCAGACCCGCGATGTGCTGGAAGCCATGTCAGCCGATGCGGGAATTTCTTTTGCCCAGCTTCGGGTTGATGGTGGTGCCGCGTCCAATGATTTCCTGATGCAGTTCCAGGCTGATATGCTCAACGTTCCGGTCATTCGTCCAAAATCAACCGAGACTACTGCGGCTGGTGCAGCTTATCTGGCTGGACTGGCGGTTGAATACTGGTCTGACCTTGGGGAATTGCATTCGCTCTGGGAGAAGGATCGAATGTTTGAACCTTCACTGGCGACTGACGCTCGCGAGACCGCTTATTCGGCCTGGAAACAGGCGGTTGCTCGAACCTTAACTGAAAAACAATAGCAGGAACGATGTATGTCTACTCAAACCAATGGATTGCGTGTGATCCACGCTGCCTGCCCTCACGACTGCCCTGACACCTGTGCCATTCAGGTGACCGTTGACGGTGAGCGGGCTACAAAAGTCGAAGCCAACCCGGATCATAGTTTCACCAATGGATTTTTATGCGCCAAGGTCTCGAAATACCTGGAGCGCGTCTATCACCCGGAACGGGTGGCCTTCCCGATGCGTCGTGTCGGGAAGAAAGGCGAAGGAAAATTTGAGCGGATTTCGTGGGACCAGGCCCTGACGGAAATTACCAGCCGTTGGAAAAACCTGATTGCCGAATATGGGCCACAATCAATTTTGCCGTACAGCTATGCTGGAACGATGGGGCTGGTCCAGAGCCAGGGAATGGACCGCCGGTTCTTTCATCGGATGGGGGCCTCGCTCCTGGATCGAACCATTTGCGCGACTGCTGGTTCGGTTGGATATCGGGCCACCAATGGCATCACGATGGGAACTGACCCGGAGAGTTTTTCACAGGCCAAATTGATTCTGATTTGGGGCAGCAACACCCTGACCTCGAATGTCCATCTCTGGCCGCAGATTCTGAAGGCTTCCAAAAATGGAGCGCGGGTTGTCACGATTGACCCTTACAAAACCCGCACGGCAGCCGCTTCAACCGAACATCTGGCAATTATGCCGGGAACAGACGCCGCCCTGGCGCTTGGAATGATGAACGTTATCATCGCCGAGGGCCTGGAAGACCGTGAGTATGTTGAAAAGTACACGCTGGGGTTTGAACAACTCAAAGCCCGTGCTCAAGAGTATCCGCCTTCAAAAGTCGCCGAAATCACCGGATTGCTGGAAGAGACGATTGTCCGCCTGGCCCGCGAATACGCCACCACGCGACCAGCAGCTATCCGGGTGAATTATGGCCTTCAGCGTCATTATGGTGGTGGAATGGCGATGCGAACGATTACCTGTCTTCCGGCCCTGGTTGGAGCCTGGCGTGATGTCGGCGGCGGGATTTTACTCAGTACGTCTGGAACGTTTCCGCTCAATTATCCGGCGCTTGAACGGCCTGACCTGATTCCGCCGGGAACACGCATGATCAATATGAGTCGGTTGGGCGAAGCACTGACCAACCGGGATGAATTTGGTCAGCCAGCCGGGTTTGACCCGCCGGTGAAGTCGGTTTATGTCTATAATTCGAACCCGGCAGCGGTGGCCCCTGATCAGGGGCAGGTGTTTGAAGGCTTCCGGCGGGAAGATCTGTTCACCGTGGTTCACGAGCAATTTTTCACCGACACCACTGACTTTGCCGATATTGTGCTACCCGCCACCACACAGTTAGAGCACTTTGACATTCACAAAGCCTATGGTCACCTGTACTTAATGATCAACGAGCCAGCGATTCCCGCCTATGCCGAAGCCCGGTGCAATTCAGATGTGTTTCGCGAACTGGCGACCCGGATGGGGTACACTGACGACTGT contains these protein-coding regions:
- a CDS encoding alkaline phosphatase family protein, which produces MKNLLVVLCLCLGLVPVCAQQILPNPKPWLRSGPMLGYSELTETVIWLQTIRSARVQIRFWKQGQPASSRMTSEIETTAAGDHIARFVISQLEFGTKYDYEVYLDGLRVDLLYQTTFQTQRMWKWRGDPPAVRIAMGSCAYINDPPYDRPGQEYGRKVQIFTSIAALHPDAMLWLGDNTYYREGDWATEGGMRYRYAHTRATAEMQPLLASTHNYAIWDDHDYGSNDGDRNFRGKAVSLQIFKDYWANQAYGTPETPGVFSRFEFSDIDFFFLDDRYYRAPNNFPEGPDQVMFGDAQMKWLMDGLTSSEATFKVIVGGNQMMNNPTQFESFSKYPQEMNGFFDFLRRAKIKGVLFISGDRHHTELIKRVEPGLYPLYDLTASPLTSGSGPHPGEENNPLRVPGTWVTEQQNFSVMEVTGTKDERVMTLRTLDTEGKELWKYTISAAELVFPPDPPQGHRNTKDKRTKN
- a CDS encoding TonB-dependent receptor; translated protein: MNPTNLTRRCLSVFVLVSTLLCLPVLLGTSFAASAQTTAGRLVVTVKDPTDAVVAGATVTATNEGTTQSITVTTNEKGVAIFPQLLVATYTVVAEAEGFQKTQTEGLKIDVGQEYGAVLVLQPGVAENIITVTAGEALVQTTNAELASTVNQKQVQELPLDGRNPLALIQLQAGVNQSGNTTTVINGFRTSTSTLTQDGINIQDNFIRANALDFSPNRTSVAQTAEFTVITQNPDASVAGSSSVRGVTPSGTNELHGSVFEYHRNDAVGANTFFNNANKVERPKLIRNQFGFTLSGPVVIPKVVNGKDKLFFFGFYEGFRERAGNPSLITTLLPNARQGVFTYRDNQGQQRTINVLGLRDLSADPFMQNIISRLPGANTIEGGDGLNTAGFRLNQSDFRNRNVGGGRVDYSINASHRLEGIYNYTNEKDARTDIDSINQIPKASTDSNVNFAVGAWNWQVNNNLNNEVRIGGNRSAVNFNTSEDPFDFFTVSNLFTDPIVQFQPQGRTTTVLSFIDNAAFTKGDHFIRFGGQFDRTRVRSFNFGGVTPTFGLGFSANAEIDALTSRDFPGGIDAFQLSIANGLLADVAGVLANSARTFNVSSQNSGFVPGAGEVRNFQTRSYASYVTDSWRVHPRLTVNAGLRYDYYTPLREENNLALLPVTNGRGAIETVLDPNGTYDFVDGFYSSPDRNNFAPSVSVAWDIPGLGRQTVLRGGYSLTYVNDEIIRAADNAASGNDGLQAGVSNTAIFGFVNRDASNLIGSSLATPEFKVPRSYLDNFNLDPASAAFLVDPELVTPYYHQWNVSLERELSSNMSLAIRYVGNRSDNLVRGIDYNQLDVRSNGFAADVLRARSNGFLALAQTGRFDPRFNPNIAGSQQLLVFPNLTAGGLLTNTGTIQPLIQRGEAGTLAQVYFLNGLNGSVQFTPNPNIFVADVLQNDGFSNYHSLQIEFRRRFSQGLQVQANYAWGKSLTDVATSPSGGNDNQTRFSPFLDNAQPQLERSRADFDIPHTFKTNFLYELPFGPGKKFNPGNRILRKFVEGFQVTSIITYQSGNNLSFLSGRGTLNRGGRSGTNNTADTSLTNDQLKDLLGVFQNERGIFFINPSVIGRDGRAVAADGTSPFAGQVFFNPNAGSVGSLERLAFNGPSQFFWDFSVIKRTSITESTNVEFRAEFFNVLNRTQFFIGNQNINSTNFGRITSTFDPRVVQFALKLNF
- the glpK gene encoding glycerol kinase GlpK; the protein is MSSQKYILALDQGTTSSRAILFHQQGQPVGISQRPFEQIYPKPGWVEHHPDDIWSSQLGAARDLLRHHHLTAADIAAIGVTNQRETTIVWDRKTGQPIHNAIVWQCRRTADRCDSLRQSRHRALIQEKTGLIVDAYFSASKLEWLLDHIPQARQRAEAGDLLFGTVDSWLIWNLTGGRVHATDVSNASRTMLFNIHTAQWDDELLNLFNIPRAILPAVVPSSLVIGETDPQLFGGGIPISGVAGDQQAALFGQICTHPGLAKNTYGTGCFMLMNTGTQAVTSNHSLLTTVAWKLGESGELNYALEGSVFIAGAVMQWLRDGLQIIGNAAESDAVAQTVTDTGGVYFVPAFVGLGAPYWDQQARGTITGLTRGTTRAHLVRAGLESIAYQTRDVLEAMSADAGISFAQLRVDGGAASNDFLMQFQADMLNVPVIRPKSTETTAAGAAYLAGLAVEYWSDLGELHSLWEKDRMFEPSLATDARETAYSAWKQAVARTLTEKQ
- a CDS encoding molybdopterin oxidoreductase family protein translates to MSTQTNGLRVIHAACPHDCPDTCAIQVTVDGERATKVEANPDHSFTNGFLCAKVSKYLERVYHPERVAFPMRRVGKKGEGKFERISWDQALTEITSRWKNLIAEYGPQSILPYSYAGTMGLVQSQGMDRRFFHRMGASLLDRTICATAGSVGYRATNGITMGTDPESFSQAKLILIWGSNTLTSNVHLWPQILKASKNGARVVTIDPYKTRTAAASTEHLAIMPGTDAALALGMMNVIIAEGLEDREYVEKYTLGFEQLKARAQEYPPSKVAEITGLLEETIVRLAREYATTRPAAIRVNYGLQRHYGGGMAMRTITCLPALVGAWRDVGGGILLSTSGTFPLNYPALERPDLIPPGTRMINMSRLGEALTNRDEFGQPAGFDPPVKSVYVYNSNPAAVAPDQGQVFEGFRREDLFTVVHEQFFTDTTDFADIVLPATTQLEHFDIHKAYGHLYLMINEPAIPAYAEARCNSDVFRELATRMGYTDDCLQESDEQLAAQVITSDHPFLEGITLERLRREGFVRLNIPQPFLPFAKGGFHTPSGKCEFYSESLERQGHDPLPSYTPPREDRLSNPVLAERFPLALISPPAHNFLNSTFVNQESLKRVEKEPVVEIHPWDARLRQIETGMMVKVFNDRGEFRVRVKVTERTRPGVAMAPGVWWAKFSPDARNVNYTTSQAVTDMGEGATFYDNLVEVAVLD